GCGGCTCGTGGTCACGACCATCGCCGATCAGGCGCTCGTCGGCGCCGCGCTCGCCGCAGGCGGCGAAACCGCGCTGCCGCTCTTGTGGGTGGTCTTCTGGTTTCTGATCGGCTCGGGCTGCCGTTACGGCAAGCGCACGCTCGCCGTTTCCTGCGCCACCGCGATGACCGTGATCGGCGCGCTCGCGCTCTGGCAGCCGTGGTGGAACGCTAACCTGTCCGCCTCGCTCGGGCTCGCGTTGAGCGTGCTGGCGGCATCGGTGTATCTGACCGTGCTCGTCGATCGTCTCGGCAACGCCAATCGCGATCTCGCGCGTCAGGCATCGACCGATCCGCTCACGGGTCTCGCGAACCGCTACGCGCTGGAACACATCGTCAATCGCACGATGTCCGACGCCACGCAGGACACCGTTCTGCTTCTGATCGACCTCGACGGCTTCAAGGAAGTCAACGATACCTACGGTCACGCAGTCGGCGACCTGCTATTGCAGCAGTTCGCCAACGTGCTCGCCCGCCGCATGTCTAATAGCGACACCGTGGCGCGCCTGGGCGGCGACGAGTTCGTGGTGCTCGCGCTTCAGGCGCAGAGCCGCACGGCCGTCCTCGCGATCACCGAGGGCATTCACACGGCGCTCGCTTCGATCACGTCGGTGGATGGCCGGCCGGTTTCGGTCTCGGCGAGCATCGGCGCGTGCATGCTGTCGAGCGCCGCCGACGCTCGCCACGCCGACATCCACGCCGTGCTGCGCGCCGCCGACCGCGCGATGTATCGCGCGAAAAGTCTCGGCATCGGCAAAACGGTGTTCGCCGAAGCGCGAGACTTCGAAGCCGGCTAGCGCATTACGCCTCGACGCTCGTCCACGACTGCTCGCGCAGCTTCGCGCGCAAACGGGCGACCGCCTGGCTGTGCAGCTGACACACGCGCGATTCGCTCACTTCCATCACCGCGCCGATTTCGCGCAGGTTCAGGCCGCGTTCGTAGTAGAGGCTCATCAGCAGCTTTTCGCGTTCCGGCAGCTTGTCGATGGCTTCGATCAACGCGCCGCGCAGGCTGTCGTCGAGCAGCGCGGACAGCGGGTCCGAACGATCGACGCAATAACGGTCGAGGAACGGCTCGTCGTCGGCGGAGCGATCGAAGTCTTCGTAGTAGATCAGCTGGCTGCCGTGCAGGTCTTGCAGCATCGACTGATATTCGTCGAGCGGCATCTTCATGTGCTCGGCGATTTCCACTTCGCTCGCGGCGCGGCCGAGGTTCTGCTCGACCTTGTGCACCGCCGATTCCACTTCGCGCGACGTCTTGCGCATGCTGCGCGGCAGCCAGTCGTTCGCACGCAGCTCGTCGAGCATGGCGCCGCGAATGCGCTGGCTCGCGTAGGTTTCGAACTGCGCGCCCTGATCTTCCTTGTAGCGGCTCGCCGCATCCAGAAGACCGATCATGCCGGCCTGAATCAGGTCGTCGAGATCGACGCTCGCCGGCATTTTGGCGACGAGCTGAAGTCCGAGCCGACGAACGAGCGGCGCATATTTAGTCAGGACGTCCGACTGAGAGAGTTTGCCTTGGGCGTTGTACATCTGAGTCACCTTAATCTTGATCACATCGACGCCGTACTGGTCAATGCATGACTGGAAAACATCGACGCCATGCGCCCCGTCTCCCGTCCGCCCTTGTCAGCCTCGCCAACCGAAAACCGCGCGTCATTCCGGACCTGCGT
The Caballeronia sp. M1242 DNA segment above includes these coding regions:
- a CDS encoding diguanylate cyclase, which gives rise to MQQAHHPPRWPHAFAWAALRHPEREQATLRVVLGAAVLLAYTCYAWLNPSRDASLVAQIVGLYVVYGAVTLLIVSRMASPSKKRLVVTTIADQALVGAALAAGGETALPLLWVVFWFLIGSGCRYGKRTLAVSCATAMTVIGALALWQPWWNANLSASLGLALSVLAASVYLTVLVDRLGNANRDLARQASTDPLTGLANRYALEHIVNRTMSDATQDTVLLLIDLDGFKEVNDTYGHAVGDLLLQQFANVLARRMSNSDTVARLGGDEFVVLALQAQSRTAVLAITEGIHTALASITSVDGRPVSVSASIGACMLSSAADARHADIHAVLRAADRAMYRAKSLGIGKTVFAEARDFEAG
- a CDS encoding RNA polymerase sigma factor FliA, which encodes MYNAQGKLSQSDVLTKYAPLVRRLGLQLVAKMPASVDLDDLIQAGMIGLLDAASRYKEDQGAQFETYASQRIRGAMLDELRANDWLPRSMRKTSREVESAVHKVEQNLGRAASEVEIAEHMKMPLDEYQSMLQDLHGSQLIYYEDFDRSADDEPFLDRYCVDRSDPLSALLDDSLRGALIEAIDKLPEREKLLMSLYYERGLNLREIGAVMEVSESRVCQLHSQAVARLRAKLREQSWTSVEA